The Medicago truncatula cultivar Jemalong A17 chromosome 4, MtrunA17r5.0-ANR, whole genome shotgun sequence genome includes a region encoding these proteins:
- the LOC25492880 gene encoding glycylpeptide N-tetradecanoyltransferase 1 isoform X2: protein MVDSNPSSGSPEETQNPNPDGNAPAESDLALDNLAQKVQESLSLDQRHKFWETQPVGQFKDIGNPTLPEGPIEPPTPLSEVKQEPYNLPNLYEWVTCDIHDEQMCDEIYTLLANNYVEDDENMFRFNYSKEFLRWALQPPGYFTAWHIGVRVKTSKKMVAFITGIPARIRVRDEVVNMAEINFLCVHKKLRTKRLAPVMIKEVTRRVHLENIWQAAYTAGVILPTPVATCQYWHRSLNPKKLIDVGFSRLGARMTMSRTIKLYKLPESTVTPGFRKMEIHDVPAVTRLIRNYLSQFIVAPDFDENDVEHWLLPRENVVDSYLVESPETHEVTDFCSFYTLPSSILGNPNYSTLKAAYSFYNVSTATPLLQLMNDALIVAKQKDYDVFNALDVMQNESFLKELKFGPGDGKLHYYLYNYRVRHALKSSELGLVLL from the coding sequence ATGGTTGATAGCAATCCTTCCTCTGGATCACCTGAAGAGACTCAAAATCCCAACCCAGATGGAAATGCACCTGCTGAAAGTGATCTTGCATTGGATAATCTAGCACAAAAAGTTCAAGAATCTCTATCTCTCGACCAAAGGCATAAATTTTGGGAAACTCAACCTGTTGGGCAGTTCAAGGATATAGGGAACCCCACTTTGCCAGAAGGTCCTATCGAACCTCCAACCCCCTTATCTGAGGTAAAACAGGAACCATACAACCTTCCTAACCTCTATGAATGGGTTACTTGTGACATTCATGACGAGCAGATGTGTGATGAGATATATACCCTTCTTGCTAATAATTATGTTGAAGATGACGAGAACATGTTTAGGTTCAACTATTCGAAGGAATTTCTGCGCTGGGCTCTGCAACCTCCGGGCTACTTCACGGCTTGGCATATTGGTGTCCGTGTTAAAACTTCCAAGAAGATGGTTGCCTTCATAACAGGTATCCCTGCACGAATTCGAGTTCGTGATGAGGTTGTTAATATGGCAGAAATTAACTTTTTGTGTGTCCACAAGAAGCTTCGAACAAAGAGGCTTGCTCCTGTCATGATCAAAGAGGTGACCAGAAGGGTGCACTTGGAGAATATATGGCAGGCTGCATACACAGCAGGAGTGATTCTTCCTACACCAGTAGCAACTTGCCAATACTGGCACAGATCTTTGAATCCCAAGAAACTAATTGATGTCGGTTTCTCTCGGCTCGGTGCTCGGATGACAATGAGTAGAACTATCAAACTTTACAAGCTACCAGAATCAACAGTCACACCAGGGTTTAGAAAGATGGAAATCCATGATGTTCCTGCGGTTACAAGGCTAATTAGGAATTATTTGAGCCAATTTATTGTTGCACCTGATTTTGACGAAAATGATGTGGAGCATTGGCTTCTTCCAAGGGAGAATGTTGTCGATAGTTATCTGGTTGAAAGTCCTGAAACTCACGAGGTCACCGACTTTTGTAGTTTTTACACACTTCCTTCTAGTATCCTTGGCAACCCAAATTACTCAACTTTGAAAGCAGCGTACTCATTTTACAATGTTTCAACAGCTACCCCTTTGCTTCAGCTGATGAATGATGCTCTCATTGTAGCGAAACAGAaggattatgatgttttcaacGCCTTGGATGTCATGCAAAATGAAAGCTTCTTGAAGGAACTGAAGTTTGGACCAGGTGATGGTAAACTTCATTATTATCTTTACAACTACCGAGTAAGGCATGCATTGAAGTCATCAGAGCTTGGGCTTGTGCTTCTGTAG
- the LOC25492880 gene encoding glycylpeptide N-tetradecanoyltransferase 1 isoform X1, with the protein MKAFEMVDSNPSSGSPEETQNPNPDGNAPAESDLALDNLAQKVQESLSLDQRHKFWETQPVGQFKDIGNPTLPEGPIEPPTPLSEVKQEPYNLPNLYEWVTCDIHDEQMCDEIYTLLANNYVEDDENMFRFNYSKEFLRWALQPPGYFTAWHIGVRVKTSKKMVAFITGIPARIRVRDEVVNMAEINFLCVHKKLRTKRLAPVMIKEVTRRVHLENIWQAAYTAGVILPTPVATCQYWHRSLNPKKLIDVGFSRLGARMTMSRTIKLYKLPESTVTPGFRKMEIHDVPAVTRLIRNYLSQFIVAPDFDENDVEHWLLPRENVVDSYLVESPETHEVTDFCSFYTLPSSILGNPNYSTLKAAYSFYNVSTATPLLQLMNDALIVAKQKDYDVFNALDVMQNESFLKELKFGPGDGKLHYYLYNYRVRHALKSSELGLVLL; encoded by the exons ATG aaaGCATTTGAAATGGTTGATAGCAATCCTTCCTCTGGATCACCTGAAGAGACTCAAAATCCCAACCCAGATGGAAATGCACCTGCTGAAAGTGATCTTGCATTGGATAATCTAGCACAAAAAGTTCAAGAATCTCTATCTCTCGACCAAAGGCATAAATTTTGGGAAACTCAACCTGTTGGGCAGTTCAAGGATATAGGGAACCCCACTTTGCCAGAAGGTCCTATCGAACCTCCAACCCCCTTATCTGAGGTAAAACAGGAACCATACAACCTTCCTAACCTCTATGAATGGGTTACTTGTGACATTCATGACGAGCAGATGTGTGATGAGATATATACCCTTCTTGCTAATAATTATGTTGAAGATGACGAGAACATGTTTAGGTTCAACTATTCGAAGGAATTTCTGCGCTGGGCTCTGCAACCTCCGGGCTACTTCACGGCTTGGCATATTGGTGTCCGTGTTAAAACTTCCAAGAAGATGGTTGCCTTCATAACAGGTATCCCTGCACGAATTCGAGTTCGTGATGAGGTTGTTAATATGGCAGAAATTAACTTTTTGTGTGTCCACAAGAAGCTTCGAACAAAGAGGCTTGCTCCTGTCATGATCAAAGAGGTGACCAGAAGGGTGCACTTGGAGAATATATGGCAGGCTGCATACACAGCAGGAGTGATTCTTCCTACACCAGTAGCAACTTGCCAATACTGGCACAGATCTTTGAATCCCAAGAAACTAATTGATGTCGGTTTCTCTCGGCTCGGTGCTCGGATGACAATGAGTAGAACTATCAAACTTTACAAGCTACCAGAATCAACAGTCACACCAGGGTTTAGAAAGATGGAAATCCATGATGTTCCTGCGGTTACAAGGCTAATTAGGAATTATTTGAGCCAATTTATTGTTGCACCTGATTTTGACGAAAATGATGTGGAGCATTGGCTTCTTCCAAGGGAGAATGTTGTCGATAGTTATCTGGTTGAAAGTCCTGAAACTCACGAGGTCACCGACTTTTGTAGTTTTTACACACTTCCTTCTAGTATCCTTGGCAACCCAAATTACTCAACTTTGAAAGCAGCGTACTCATTTTACAATGTTTCAACAGCTACCCCTTTGCTTCAGCTGATGAATGATGCTCTCATTGTAGCGAAACAGAaggattatgatgttttcaacGCCTTGGATGTCATGCAAAATGAAAGCTTCTTGAAGGAACTGAAGTTTGGACCAGGTGATGGTAAACTTCATTATTATCTTTACAACTACCGAGTAAGGCATGCATTGAAGTCATCAGAGCTTGGGCTTGTGCTTCTGTAG
- the LOC25492882 gene encoding U4/U6.U5 tri-snRNP-associated protein 2: MASTRERETGDRVDEEGLNFESKRQRSSREVEVRKECPYLDTVNRQVLDFDFERSCSVSLSKFNVYACLVCGKYYQGRGKRSHAYTHSLEAGHHVYINLLTEKVYCLPDGYEVNDPSLDDIWHVLNPRFTAKDFEQLDKNKQWSRAIDGSSYLPGMVGLNNIKETDFVNVTIQSLMRVTLLRNFFLIPENYQHCKSQLVHGFGELTRKIWHAQNFKGQVSPHEFLQAVMEASKNQFRIGAQSDPAKFMLWLLDTLHADLKQSEKNTSIIYECFQGELEVVKVIPNKRIIDEKENMEDQSDRGAEQYASAKETFLMLGLDLPPPQDVMEKNIIPQVPLLNILKFDGETITEVVRPHIARMQYRVTRLPKYMILHMRRFTKNNFFVEKNPTLVNFPVKNLELKDYIPLPTPKVNEKLHTKYDLIANIVHDGKPGEGSYRAFVQRKSDELWYEMQDLHVSETLPHLVALSETYMQIYEQQQ; this comes from the exons ATGGCATCGACAAGGGAAAGGGAAACTGGCGATAGGGTAGACGAGGAAGGGCTTAATTTTGAATCGAAAAGGCAAAGAAGTAGTCGCGAGGTGGAGGTTCGGAAGGAGTGTCCTTATCTTGATACTGTTAATAGACAG GTTTTGGATTTTGACTTCGAGAGGTCATGTTCCGTCTCTTTGTCAAAATTTAATGTGTATGCGTGTTTGGTTTGTGGTAAGTATTACCAAGGGAGAGGGAAAAGGTCTCATGCCTATACGCATAGCTTGGAAGCTGGACACCATGTTTATATCAATCTCCTAACTGAAAAAGTCTACTGTCTTCCCGATggttatgaagttaatgatcCTTCGTTAGATGACATTTGGCATGTCCTGAACCCAAG GTTTACTGCAAAAGATTTTGAACAACTTGACAAAAATAAGCAGTGGTCTCGGGCAATTGATGGTTCTAGTTACCTTCCGGGAATG GTTGGACTTAATAATATCAAGGAGACTGATTTTGTGAATGTAACAATTCAATCCTTAATGAGAGTTACCCTGTTGaggaatttttttcttatccctGAAAACTATCAACACTGCAAATCTCAACTTGTTCACGGATTTGGTGAACTCACTAGGAAGATCTGGCATGCACAAAATTTTAAAGGACAG GTCAGCCCCCATGAGTTTCTTCAAGCAGTGATGGAAGCTAGTAAAAACCAGTTTCGGATAGGTGCGCAGTCTGACCCAGCTAAGTTCATGTTATGGCTTCTTGATACACTGCATGCTGATCTTAAACAATCGGAAAAGAATACGAGCATCATTTATGAGTGTTTTCAG GGTGAACTTGAGGTTGTTAAAGTGATTCCTAACAAAAGGATCATTGATGAGAAAGAAAATATGGAGGACCAATCAGACAGGGGAGCTGAGCAATATGCATCCGCCAAAGAAACATTTCTAATGTTAGGACTGGATTTGCCGCCACCTCAGGATGTGatggagaaaaatataataCCCCAG GTTCCACTCCTTAACATACTAAAGTTTGACGGTGAGACTATCACTGAGGTGGTCCGTCCTCATATAGCCAGGATGCAGTATCGTGTTACCAGATTGCCTAAGTATATGATTCTTCACATGCGGCGATTTactaagaataatttttttgtggaAAAGAATCCTACTTTAG tcAACTTTCCTGTGAAGAACCTGGAATTGAAGGATTACATTCCCTTGCCAACACCAAAAGTAAATGAGAAATTGCACACTAAATATGATTTGATTGCAAATATTGTTCATGATGGCAAACCTGGTGAAGGATCTTATAGGGCGTTTGTGCAACGAAAATCAGATGAACTATg GTATGAGATGCAGGATTTGCACGTGTCAGAAACACTCCCTCATTTGGTTGCGCTTTCAGAAACTTACATGCAAATATATGAGCAACAGCAGTGA